The following DNA comes from Cellulophaga sp. HaHa_2_95.
CTATTGCAGGGATGATTCTAGGATAATTTATTATCGATAAGCCATAAATTCTAAAAAACACTATCACATAAATTCTATTTATTTTTAAAATAGAATCACATTCCGTTTGATTTCTTATTTTTGATTTCAGATAAGCTTTCACAGCAATAACATAAGTTACCGTACTATTATGAAACAATATCACGATTTATTAAACCATGTATTAGAAACAGGAAATCAAAAAGGCGATCGTACAGGCACGGGAACCAAGAGTGTTTTTGGATATCAAATGCGTTTTAATTTAAGTGAAGGGTTTCCTATGGTAACCACCAAGAAACTACATTTAAAATCTATAATCTATGAATTGCTTTGGTTCTTAAAAGGAGATACCAACATTGATTATTTGAAAGAAAATGGGGTGCGTATTTGGAATGAATGGGCCGATGAAAAGGGCGATTTAGGTCCGGTTTACGGACACCAATGGCGTAATTGGAATAGCGAAGAAATAGATCAAATAAAGGAAGTGGTTGAAACCCTAAAGAATAATCCTAACAGTAGAAGGATGCTTATCTCTGCTTGGAACCCCAGCGTATTACCAGATACCACCAAATCCTTCTCTGAAAACGTTGCCAACGGAAAAGCTGCATTACCACCATGCCATGCGTTCTTCCAATTTTATGTTGCTGATGGTAAATTATCTTGTCAATTATACCAACGTAGTGCAGATATA
Coding sequences within:
- a CDS encoding thymidylate synthase; this encodes MKQYHDLLNHVLETGNQKGDRTGTGTKSVFGYQMRFNLSEGFPMVTTKKLHLKSIIYELLWFLKGDTNIDYLKENGVRIWNEWADEKGDLGPVYGHQWRNWNSEEIDQIKEVVETLKNNPNSRRMLISAWNPSVLPDTTKSFSENVANGKAALPPCHAFFQFYVADGKLSCQLYQRSADIFLGVPFNIASYALFTMMMAQACGYEAGDFIHTFGDAHIYNNHMDQVALQLSRDPKPLPKMVLNPEVKNIFDFKFEDFTLVDYNPHPHIKGVVAI